The Manihot esculenta cultivar AM560-2 chromosome 1, M.esculenta_v8, whole genome shotgun sequence genome has a window encoding:
- the LOC110612440 gene encoding putative indole-3-acetic acid-amido synthetase GH3.9 gives MDGKKLKYEGDDALKEIERLTEKAGKFQESILKEILIQNGQTEYLSKYIKGSKDVKDFKRCVPVTTYKDIYPYIQRIINGEGSSLITGHPITEMLCSSGTSAREPKLVPSIAEDLDRRTFIYNLIMPIMNQYISGLDEGRAMFLYFVKVEMSTPCGLPARTVLTSYYKSKHFKCRTHDPFNDFTSPDQAILCKDSNQSMYCQLLSGLVHRHQVLRIGAVFASALLRAISFLEHNWVHLCNDIRTGQVDPMITDPECRSCMSMIVSSPNPCLADEIEEICGRPSWKGILYHLWPRTKYIEAVVTGSMAQYVPALEYYSEGKLPLVCTMYASSECYFGVNLKPLCDPADVVFTLMPNMCYFEFIPLGENGKWLMDFGEEEEVPNDKLVDLVHVRRGCYYELVVTTFAGLYRYRIGDVLQVTGFYNQAPQFRFICRRNVILSIDNDKTNEEDLHKSITAAKKLLEPYSALLVEYTSYADTSSVPGHYVLYWEILHHASIIKDTPIPLDPTVLQECCIAVEEELDYVYKRCRVFDKSIGPLEICVVEPGTFEALMDLFIGQGGSINQYKTPRCIKSNAALMLLNSHVKASFFSPRDPAWIP, from the exons ATGGATGGAAAGAAGTTGAAGTACGAAGGTGATGATGCATTGAAGGAGATTGAGAGGCTCACAGAGAAGGCTGGTAAATTTCAGGAAAGCATATTGAAAGAGATCTTAATACAGAATGGGCAGACTGAGTATTTGAGCAAATATATTAAGGGATCAAAAGATGTGAAAGATTTTAAGCGTTGTGTCCCTGTCACTACTTACAAGGATATCTATCCGTATATCCAAAGGATTATTAATGGAGAAGGCTCCTCTCTTATTACTGGTCATCCTATAACTGAGATGTTATGCAG CTCAGGGACTTCTGCTCGAGAACCCAAGTTAGTGCCATCAATAGCGGAAGATCTAGACCGCCGCACCTTTATATATAACCTCATCATGCCAATCATGAACCA GTATATCTCTGGTTTGGATGAAGGTAGGGCTATGTTTCTGTATTTTGTTAAGGTAGAAATGTCAACTCCTTGTGGCTTGCCAGCTCGAACTGTGCTAACAAGTTACTACAAAAGTAAGCACTTTAAGTGCCGAACACATGATCCTTTTAATGACTTCACTAGCCCAGACCAAGCCATATTGTGCAAAGATAGCAATCAGAGCATGTATTGCCAGTTGTTATCTGGTCTAGTTCACCGGCACCAAGTCCTAAGGATAGGAGCTGTATTTGCTTCAGCCTTGCTTCGAGCCATTTCATTCCTGGAGCACAACTGGGTTCACCTATGCAATGATATACGCACTGGTCAAGTAGATCCCATGATCACTGATCCTGAATGCCGTTCATGCATGTCAATGATAGTATCATCACCTAATCCTTGTCTTGCGGATGaaattgaggaaatttgtgGCCGTCCATCATGGAAGGGTATTTTGTATCACCTTTGGCCTAGGACAAAATATATTGAAGCTGTGGTGACAGGATCTATGGCACAATATGTCCCAGCACTCGAGTACTATAGTGAGGGGAAGTTGCCTTTGGTTTGTACCATGTATGCTTCATCTGAGTGTTACTTTGGTGTCAACTTGAAACCCTTGTGTGATCCTGCGGACGTGGTTTTTACCCTTATGCCTAATATGTGTTACTTTGAGTTTATCCCTCTGGGAGAGAATGGGAAATGGTTAATGGATTTCGGTGAGGAAGAGGAGGTGCCCAATGATAAGCTTGTTGATTTGGTGCATGTTAGACGCGGCTGTTATTATGAGTTAGTGGTCACTACGTTTGCTG GGCTATATCGCTACCGTATCGGTGATGTGCTTCAAGtgactggattttacaatcaagCTCCACAATTTCGATTCATTTGCAGGAGAAATGTGATTCTCAGCATTGATAATGACAAAACCAATGAGGAAGATCTTCACAAGAGCATCACAGCAGCAAAGAAATTACTTGAACCATACAGTGCGCTACTCGTGGAATACACTAGCTATGCAGACACATCATCTGTACCAGGGCACTATGTGTTGTATTGGGAAATCCTACATCATGCATCAATCATCAAGGACACTCCAATCCCACTCGATCCCACGGTGCTCCAAGAATGTTGCATAGCTGTGGAAGAAGAACTGGATTACGTGTATAAGCGCTGTCGTGTCTTCGACAAGTCTATAGGACCACTGGAGATATGTGTGGTGGAGCCTGGTACATTCGAAGCACTGATGGATTTGTTCATTGGTCAAGGGGGATCAATCAATCAGTATAAGACGCCAAGGTGCATTAAGTCTAATGCTGCACTTATGTTGCTTAATTCTCATGTGAAGGCATCATTCTTTAGTCCTAGAGATCCTGCGTGGATCCCTTAA
- the LOC110612452 gene encoding protein LOW PSII ACCUMULATION 1, chloroplastic gives MALAAVALNSHLLCFSKSRTPSSWLLHKTSLLSTRKKPHLSLTFCSSSSSSTSQSPEANTQTAESCVNLGLSLFSKGRVKDALIQFETALSLDPTPIEAQAALYNKACCHAYRGEGKKAADCLRTALREYNLKFGTILNDPDLASFRVLPEFKELQEEARLGGEDIGYSFRRDLKLISEVQAPFRGFRRFFYVAFSAAAGISLFFTIPRLFLAIKGGEGAPDLWGTAGNAAINIGGIIVLVALFLWDNKKEEEQIAQITRDETLSRLPLCLSTNRVVELVQLRDTVRPVILAGKKETVSLAMQKAERFRTELLRRGVLLIPVVWGEVREPEVQKKGFGVPRKAAASLPSVGEDFEKRAQSVVAKSKLKSEIRFKAEAVSPVEWERWIKDQQKSEGVTPGEDVYIILRLDGRVRRSGKGMPDWQQIVTELPPMEALLSKLER, from the exons ATGGCTCTAGCTGCTGTGGCGCTGAACAGCCATCTGCTTTGCTTCTCAAAGTCAAGAACACCATCTTCATGGTTGCTTCACAAAACTAGCTTGTTGAGTACTCGAAAGAAGCCTCATCTCTCTTTAACCttttgctcttcttcttcttcttctacttctcAGTCGCCTGAAGCCAATACTCAGACTGCCGAATCCTGTGTCAATTTGGGCCTCTCCCTGTTCTCCAAAGGAAGG GTTAAAGATGCTTTAATCCAGTTTGAAACGGCTCTTAGTTTAGATCCCACACCTATTGAGGCCCAAGCTGCTCTCTACAATAAAGCCTGCTGCCATGCCTACcg AGGGGAAGGGAAGAAAGCTGCTGATTGCCTACGTACTGCTTTAAGGGAATATAATCTAAAATTTGGCACCATTTTGAATGATCCAGACTTGGCTTCCTTTAGAGTTTTGCCTGAGTTCAAGGAATTGCAAGAAGAG GCTAGGCTGGGAGGGGAAGATATAGGCTACAGCTTCCGTAGAGATCTCAAACTTATTAGTGAGGTCCAAGCACCATTTCGTGGGTTTAGGAGGTTTTTTTATGTGGCATTCTCAGCAGCTGCAGGAATCTCATTGTTCTTTACAATTCCAAGGCTCTTTCTTGCAATTAAAGGTGGGGAAGGTGCCCCAGACCTCTGGGGAACTGCTGGAAATGCTGCCATTAATATTGGTG GCATTATCGTTCTAGTGGCCCTGTTTTTGTGGGACaataagaaagaagaagaacaaaTTGCGCAGATAACCAGAGATGAAACTCTATCAAGGTTGCCTTTGTGCCTTTCCACTAATCGGGTTGTTGAGCTTGTACAGCTACGGGACACTGTTAGGCCG GTAATTTTAGCAGGGAAAAAGGAGACTGTTTCCCTGGCTATGCAGAAGGCAGAGAGGTTTCGAACTGAGCTCCTTAGGCGAGGTGTTCTCTTAATTCCTGTTGTTTGGGGCGAAGTTAGGGAACCAGAAGTACAGAAGAAAGGATTTGGTGTTCCTAGGAAGGCAGCTGCTTCTCTTCCTTCTGTTGGG GAAGATTTTGAGAAGCGAGCTCAGTCTGTAGTTGcaaaatcaaaattgaaatcTGAGATTCGCTTTAAAGCGGAGGCTGTATCACCAGTGGAATGGGAAAG GTGGATAAAGGATCAGCAGAAATCTGAAGGAGTTACTCCAGGTGAGGATGTCTACATAATACTGCGCCTCGACGGTCGAGTTCGAAGATCAGGGAAA GGCATGCCTGACTGGCAACAAATTGTGACGGAGCTGCCGCCAATGGAAGCTTTGTTAAGTAAGCTAGAAAGATAG
- the LOC110619314 gene encoding heat shock factor-binding protein, producing MDGHDSEDPKQSTADMTAFVQNLLQQMQSRFQTMSDSIVTKIDEMGTRINDLEQSINDLRAEMGVEGSPSPLASKQKPNEDNRGEGSA from the exons ATG GACGGACATGATTCCGAAGATCCGAAGCAAAGCACTGCTGATATGACTGCTTTT GTGCAAAATCTTCTTCAACAGATG CAATCCCGGTTCCAAACAATGTCAGACTCCATTGTTACAAAGA TTGACGAGATGGGAACTCGGATAAACGACTTGGAGCAGAGCATAAATGACTTGAGAGCAGAGATGGGAGTGGAGGGCTCACCATCTCCTTTGGCATCCAAGCAAAAGCCGAATGAAGACAACCGCGGAGAAGGTTCAGCTTAG
- the LOC110612465 gene encoding translocase of chloroplast 159, chloroplastic — protein MDSKPSVPETPSHLSNTSGSPPPYSSSTSSPSSNSSVINNSVENYTFEVANINNISVSSGSNDGMFVSGAEDFKMETEKPVALPETPQNPFQWDGAGSNFVETVEFPVLKSEELANEEDDDDNVYAVGQSKLGTMEKGELDGDGDKGLELSWAQDSGDKNGIEVVDNQGKEVSLEMGKGVDTNLGDMETEKLGREKSQLDAEPVEGKKAEVYGGKAVEEGEFFSGGNEKVDSLISELENDKLVEEGDSVLESVRAPLRGLGVAVGGGMEGGNYSEVRGAEAPVDGSLSPNNCFDKTSSDMEQPVNFNAESKKNVESVAGFKPEIAEVDSNGKEIVVSGLGEGEHSEIIDVFDDAVAKGSWDIMNVSVDKAEAAGATNENEKTEKEMEPAVDKGIEQIQTAVVVDVGDRDGTLATGSIEETARTHVAHDVEIYMSEASKNLEDELSTKAGLPESAESIAVTNAQLKLNDEIEEKNNLGVEGENDGSVTDGETDGIIFGNSEAAKQFLEGLERGSGIGSYSDVETSRDHSDRIDGQIVTDSDEEVDTDEEGEGKELFDSAALAALLKAATRAGSESDTVTVTSQDGSRLFSVERPAGLGSSLRPVKPAAGPNRPSIFSSSSLTNGGDLNTSLSEEEKKKLEKLQQIRVKFLRLVHRLGLSPEESVAAQVLYRLALLAGKQTNQLFSLDAAKRTALQLEAERKDDLDISLNILVLGKTGVGKSATINSIFGEEKSPIHAFEPATNSAREITGVAGGVKIRVIDSPGLKSSGSEQGLNRKVLTSVKKLMKSCPPDVVLYVDRLDTQTRDLNDLPLLRSITSSLGSSIWRNAVVTLTHGASAPPDGPSGSPLSYEVFVAQRSHVVQQSIGQAVGDLRLMNPSMMNPVSLVENHPSCRKNRDGQKVLPNGQSWRPQLLLLCFSMKILSEASSLSKPQDPFDHRKLFGFRTRAPPLPYLLSWMLQSRSHPKLSNDQGGDNVDSDIDLADLSDSDQEEEGDEYDQLPPFKPLRKTQLAKLSKEQKKAYFEEYDYRVKLLQKKQWTEELRRMREIKKKGKVVADEYDYNGEDVDPENGAPAAVPVPLPDMVLPPSFDGDNPAYRYRFLEQTSQFLARPVLDTHGWDHDCGYDGINVENNLAVANRFPAAVTVQVTKDKKEFSIHLDSSISAKHGENGSSMAGFDIQNVGKQLAYILRGETKLKNFKANKTTAGVSVTFLGQNVAGGFKLEDQIAVGKRLMLVGSTGTVRSLGDAAYGANLEVRLREADYPIGQDQSSLGLSLVKWRGDLALGANLQSQISIGRSSKVAVRAGLNNKMSGQISVRTSSSEQLQLALVGLLPIAMSIYKSIRPGVSDNYSMY, from the coding sequence ATGGACTCCAAGCCCTCTGTACCAGAAACGCCATCGCATCTCTCCAACACATCAGGTTCTCCTCCtccttattcttcctcgacatCTTCGCCTTCTTCAAATAGTTCTGTTATCAATAATTCAGTTGAGAATTATACTTTTGAGGTGGCTAATATTAATAACATTAGCGTTAGTAGTGGGAGTAACGATGGGATGTTTGTGAGTGGTGCGGAAGACTTTAAAATGGAGACGGAGAAGCCAGTTGCCCTCCCGGAAACCCCTCAAAACCCCTTTCAATGGGATGGTGCTGGTTCCAATTTTGTTGAAACCGTTGAATTTCCGGTGCTGAAAAGTGAAGAGCTGGCGAATgaagaggatgatgatgataatgTTTATGCTGTAGGACAGTCGAAACTCGGGACCATGGAGAAGGGTGAATTGGATGGGGATGGGGATAAGGGTTTAGAGTTGAGTTGGGCTCAGGATTCTGGGGATAAAAATGGAATTGAGGTTGTGGATAATCAAGGAAAGGAGGTTTCTTTGGAAATGGGCAAGGGCGTGGACACGAATTTGGGTGACATGGAGACTGAGAAGCTTGGGAGGGAGAAGAGCCAGTTGGACGCAGAACCTGTTGAAGGGAAGAAAGCAGAAGTTTATGGTGGCAAGGCAGTTGAAGAGGGAGAGTTTTTCAGTGGTGGGAATGAAAAAGTGGACAGTTTGATTTCAGAACTAGAGAATGACAAGTTGGTCGAAGAGGGGGACTCGGTTCTGGAGTCTGTCCGTGCCCCTTTGCGGGGATTGGGAGTGGCTGTTGGTGGAGGTATGGAGGGAGGTAATTATTCTGAAGTTAGAGGAGCAGAGGCTCCAGTTGATGGTAGTTTGTCTCcaaacaattgttttgataagACTAGTAGTGATATGGAACAACCAGTCAATTTTAATGCAGAATCCAAGAAAAATGTTGAATCTGTGGCTGGTTTTAAGCCTGAAATCGCAGAAGTGGACAGTAATGGGAAGGAAATTGTTGTTTCTGGCTTGGGAGAGGGGGAACATTCAGAAATCATTGATGTGTTTGATGATGCAGTCGCAAAGGGTAGTTGGGATATCATGAATGTCAGTGTTGATAAGGCTGAAGCTGCAGGCGCCACTAATGAAAATGAGAAAACAGAGAAAGAAATGGAGCCAGCAGTTGATAAGGGAATAGAACAAATTCAAACTGCAGTGGTAGTTGATGTAGGGGATAGGGATGGAACTCTGGCCACTGGTTCTATTGAAGAAACTGCACGAACACATGTTGCTCATGATGTAGAAATTTATATGAGTGAAGCAAGCAAAAATTTGGAAGATGAACTCTCAACCAAAGCTGGTTTACCTGAATCTGCAGAATCAATTGCTGTTACAAATGCGCAATTGAAATTAAATGATGAAATCGAAGAAAAGAATAATCTAGGTGTGGAAGGTGAGAATGATGGCTCGGTCACAGATGGTGAGACTGATGGTATAATTTTTGGAAACTCTGAAGCTGCGAAACAATTCTTGGAGGGGTTGGAGCGAGGTTCAGGTATTGGTTCTTATTCTGATGTGGAGACTTCTCGTGATCATTCAGATAGAATTGATGGTCAAATTGTGACAGACTCAGATGAAGAAGTAGACACTGATGAGGAAGGTGAGGGGAAGGAGCTGTTTGATTCGGCTGCCTTGGCAGCCCTCTTGAAAGCAGCAACCCGTGCTGGCTCAGAGAGTGACACTGTCACTGTGACCTCTCAGGATGGATCAAGGCTCTTCTCAGTTGAGCGACCTGCAGGTTTGGGGTCCTCACTCCGACCTGTGAAACCTGCTGCAGGACCAAATCGCCCTAgtattttttcttcttctagTCTCACCAATGGGGGAGACTTGAATACCAGCTTGagtgaagaagagaaaaagaaactgGAGAAGTTGCAGCAGATAAGGGTGAAATTTTTGAGGCTTGTTCACAGACTAGGTCTCTCTCCAGAAGAGTCGGTAGCTGCACAGGTTCTGTACCGTTTAGCCCTTCTTGCAGGCAAGCAAACCAATCAGCTGTTTAGCCTTGATGCTGCAAAGAGGACAGCTTTGCAGCTTGAAGCAGAGAGGAAAGATGATTTGGACATTTCCTTGAACATACTTGTCCTTGGGAAAACAGGGGTGGGCAAGAGTGCTACAATAAATTCTATTTTTGGTGAGGAGAAGTCCCCAATCCATGCATTTGAGCCTGCAACTAATTCTGCTAGAGAAATAACTGGTGTGGCAGGTGGAGTTAAGATTAGGGTAATTGATAGCCCAGGACTCAAGTCTTCTGGTTCAGAACAAGGGTTAAACCGCAAAGTCTTGACTTCCGTAAAGAAGCTCATGAAGAGTTGCCCCCCAGATGTTGTCCTCTATGTTGATAGGCTTGACACTCAAACCAGGGATCTTAATGATTTGCCATTGCTTAGATCTATCACTAGTTCTCTTGGCTCTTCCATCTGGCGAAATGCTGTAGTTACTTTAACCCATGGTGCTTCAGCACCTCCAGATGGACCTTCTGGTTCCCCATTGAGCTATGAGGTATTTGTTGCTCAACGTTCTCATGTGGTTCAGCAGTCTATTGGGCAAGCTGTTGGTGATTTGCGATTGATGAACCCAAGTATGATGAATCCTGTATCTCTTGTAGAGAATCATCCCTCATGTCGTAAAAACAGAGATGGACAAAAAGTGCTCCCTAATGGTCAAAGTTGGAGACCTCAGTTACTGCTGTTGTGCTTCTCTATGAAGATTTTATCTGAAGCAAGTTCTCTTTCTAAGCCTCAAGATCCATTTGACCACAGGAAGCTTTTTGGTTTCCGCACTCGTGCACCTCCACTTCCATACCTATTGTCTTGGATGTTGCAGTCTCGCTCACATCCTAAACTCTCCAATGATCAAGGGGGCGATAACGTTGATTCTGATATTGACTTGGCTGACTTGTCTGATTCTGATCAGGAAGAAGAAGGGGATGAGTATGACCAGCTCCCACCATTCAAGCCTCTCAGGAAAACTCAGCTTGCTAAGCTTAGCAAGGAGCAGAAGAAAGCATATTTTGAGGAATATGATTATCGGGTGAAGCTCCTCCAGAAGAAGCAATGGACAGAAGAGTTGaggagaatgagagagatcaaGAAGAAAGGAAAGGTTGTTGCTGATGAATATGATTACAATGGAGAAGATGTTGATCCAGAAAATGGAGCTCCAGCTGCTGTGCCGGTTCCATTACCGGATATGGTGTTGCCACCTTCGTTTGATGGTGATAATCCAGCCTATCGGTACCGGTTTTTGGAACAAACTTCACAATTTCTGGCAAGGCCAGTTCTCGACACTCATGGTTGGGACCACGACTGTGGGTATGATGGTATCAACGTTGAAAATAATTTAGCTGTTGCTAATCGATTTCCAGCAGCAGTCACTGTCCAAGTCACCAAAGATAAGAAAGAGTTCAGCATCCATTTGGATTCTTCAATCTCTGCAAAACATGGGGAGAACGGGTCGAGCATGGCGGGGTTTGACATTCAAAATGTTGGAAAGCAACTTGCTTACATCTTGAGGGGTGAGACTAAACTGAAAAATTTCAAGGCAAACAAGACAACTGCTGGGGTATCTGTTACATTTTTGGGCCAAAATGTGGCCGGTGGTTTCAAACTTGAGGATCAGATTGCAGTAGGAAAGCGCTTGATGTTGGTTGGTAGCACTGGGACTGTCCGTTCTCTGGGTGATGCGGCTTATGGAGCCAATTTGGAAGTGCGACTAAGGGAAGCAGATTATCCAATTGGCCAGGACCAATCCTCCCTGGGCTTGTCTTTGGTGAAGTGGAGAGGGGACTTGGCTCTTGGGGCTAACCTTCAATCGCAAATTTCCATTGGAAGAAGTTCTAAAGTAGCTGTTCGTGCAGGATTGAACAACAAGATGAGTGGACAAATTAGCGTTCGAACAAGCAGCTCTGAACAACTTCAGCTTGCACTTGTGGGTCTTCTTCCAATTGCAATGTCTATCTATAAAAGCATTAGGCCAGGGGTCAGTGACAATTACTCGATGTATTAA